A single region of the Montipora capricornis isolate CH-2021 chromosome 13, ASM3666992v2, whole genome shotgun sequence genome encodes:
- the LOC138029541 gene encoding uncharacterized protein, whose translation MMARRKWTDQMNEDLLECKKTAQSLVSSNHAPLNSGGRKKGYIEVMTELWEAKGYAHLGFKSHNLTTQAARLDKASANNTFRCNDSTDGCSRSESEPAKRELVLEGNNIQDGSQRNQSLRQVENANSAQSNLHSLLIDQSRDCNQQPPTGPSSELPDQNKIKPNLPDYEVFPSEIKNKKWGDISHESFCNSINAIYDEIVHYRRNIFNLPSGRAGKSFVEELAFWIRQFNVNSDLNSIALKAFMVLPTLILQKPSATSKSKEHSAALKRRLTLWRQGDLSQLLSEVRFIQRKFKSSKKARTVEDLSKVFAKLVMQGKLSAALKLLENESSSGLLDLSPAVLQGLKDKHPEAAEIAEESLLHGPINSIPPGVFDLIDEEMIFKSASRTKGSAGPSGMDSEIYKRILCSKNFKNEGKMLREELAIFTRQLLTKSYHPSLLEAYTSCRLIPLDKDPGIRPIGVGEVLRRIIGKTVSVFLKEDIKDAAGPLQVCAGHSAGAEAAIHAMSQVFDEEGSDGVLLIDASNAFNQMNRSVALHNIQILCKEMALYIINTYRSPSRLFICGGGEILSQEGTTQGDPLAMAWYSVNTSMMIYYLRAHCPGVKQAWLADDSAGGGVITSLYDWYKLLSQEGEKFGYLVNGSKSWLIVKSEEAAAEAARVFGDEVNITIEGQRHLGAVIGSQEYKDMYCKEKVRAWKGELETLSEIAKNQPHAAYIAFTKGFKSKFTYFLRTIESFEDYIDPVQEVIDDLLLPTFFGQTEPLPDEVRQLATLTTAQGGLGVPDLRSEAPQQFTASASITAAHVDSITTQSTIMITGENSVEELKRHHQALKAEREKAKMESIDSTLSPDLLRLANQARDKGASSWLNAIPLKDQGLALNKQEFRDSLRLRYNLPLTDLPAQCVCGDRFNVGHALSCKKGGFVAQRHDGVRNLLTSFITKVCKNVEAEPRLLPLDNERMHLRSAVTSSEARLDIKAGDFWSRGVTAFFDVRVTHVNSKCNQSKPTTEVFKDQEEEKKRKYQQRVLEVEMGSFTPLVFGTNGGMRSECQRFLKHLADKLVQKDGEPYNNVINWLRTVISFELLRSVHACVRGSRVPFRNIGDSLDDCRINVATAGI comes from the coding sequence ATGATGGCTCGAAGGAAATGGACAGACCAAATGAATGAGGACCTCCTCGAATGTAAAAAAACTGCACAGAGTCTGGTTTCGTCGAACCATGCGCCTCTTAATAGTGGTGGAAGAAAGAAAGGTTACATTGAAGTAATGACTGAGTTATGGGAGGCGAAAGGCTACGCACACCTTGGTTTTAAAAGCCACAATTTAACAACGCAAGCCGCTAGACTTGATAAAGCAAGCGCCAATAATACTTTTAGATGCAACGATTCAACCGATGGCTGCAGCAGGTCTGAGAGCGAGCCGGCCAAGAGAGAGTTGGTACTCGAAGGAAataatattcaagatggctCACAAAGAAATCAAAGTCTTCGCCAAGTTGAAAATGCTAATTCAGCGCAATCGAATTTGCATAGCCTACTAATCGATCAGTCACGCGATTGCAACCAACAACCCCCCACGGGACCATCCAGCGAATTACCagatcaaaacaaaataaagccaAACCTGCCCGACTACGAGGTGTTTCCCTCTGAAATTAAGAACAAAAAATGGGGCGATATCAGCCACGAAAGCTTCTGCAATTCAATAAATGCTATCTATGATGAAATTGTCCACTACAGGAGAAACATCTTTAATCTACCGTCTGGCCGAGCCGGGAAGAGTTTCGTCGAAGAACTGGCTTTTTGGATCAGGCAATTCAATGTCAATTCCGACCTGAACTCAATCGCTTTAAAGGCCTTCATGGTACTTCCAACCCTGATCCTGCAAAAGCCTTCCGCAACTTCTAAAAGTAAGGAGCATAGCGCAGCATTAAAGCGCCGTTTAACACTCTGGAGGCAAGGAGATCTTAGCCAGTTGCTCAGCGAAGTGAGATTTATCCAGAGAAAGTTTAAGAGTTCGAAGAAGGCAAGAACAGTGGAAGATCTTTCTAAGGTTTTCGCAAAGCTTGTTATGCAAGGAAAACTGTCAGCAGCTTTAAAACTCTTGGAGAATGAGAGTTCATCAGGTTTGCTCGATCTATCACCTGCAGTCCTGCAAGGGCTAAAAGACAAACATCCAGAAGCCGCTGAGATTGCAGAGGAGAGCCTGTTACATGGCCCGATCAACTCTATCCCACCAGGTGTGTTTGACCTCATAGAtgaggaaatgatttttaaGTCAGCCAGTAGAACCAAAGGCTCCGCGGGACCATCAGGAATGGATTCCGAAATTTACAAACGGATCTTATGCTCAAAGAATTTTAAGAACGAAGGGAAAATGTTAAGGGAAGAGCTAGCCATATTTACAAGACAACTACTCACAAAGTCGTACCACCCGTCTTTGTTGGAGGCATATACATCATGCAGGCTTATACCGCTCGACAAAGATCCGGGAATTCGTCCAATCGGTGTCGGAGAGGTTTTGAGACGGATAATAGGTAAAACTGTGTCCGTGTTCCTTAAAGAGGATATCAAGGATGCTGCGGGGCCCCTACAAGTTTGTGCAGGCCACAGCGCAGGGGCAGAGGCCGCGATACACGCCATGAGCCAGGTTTTTGATGAGGAGGGGTCAgatggagtactgttgatcgATGCAAGTAATGCATTTAACCAAATGAACAGATCTGTAGCTTTGCACAACATTCAGATTTTATGCAAGGAAATGGcgctttatataataaacacctACAGAAGCCCATCTAGACTTTTCATCTGTGGGGGAGGTGAAATACTCTCACAGGAGGGGACAACACAGGGCGACCCCCTTGCTATGGCTTGGTACTCGGTTAATACATCAATGATGATTTATTATTTGAGAGCACACTGCCCGGGGGTTAAACAAGCATGGCTCGCGGATGATTCGGCAGGCGGTGGAGTAATCACATCGCTTTACGATTGGTACAAGCTGTTGAGTCAGGAAGGAGAGAAGTTCGGTTACCTTGTGAATGGGTCAAAGAGTTGGCTTATAGTAAAGTCAGAGGAAGCTGCCGCAGAAGCAGCGAGAGTATTCGGTGATGAAGTTAATATCACTATTGAGGGTCAACGTCATCTAGGAGCGGTCATTGGATCACAAGAATACAAGGATATGTATTGTAAGGAGAAAGTGCGTGCATGGAAAGGGGAACTTGAAACACTATCAGAAATTGCTAAGAATCAGCCCCACGCAGCGTATATCGCTTTTACGAAGGGGTTCAAGTCCAAGTTTACTTATTTTCTTCGCACAATTGAGTCATTTGAGGACTATATCGACCCAGTCCAGGAGGTAATCGACGATCTACTACTTCCAACATTCTTTGGCCAGACAGAGCCCCTTCCCGACGAAGTGCGCCAACTCGCTACCTTGACAACGGCCCAAGGGGGACTAGGCGTGCCGGATCTGAGATCGGAAGCACCACAACAGTTTACCGCATCAGCATCAATCACAGCCGCACATGTAGACTCCATAACAACTCAGAGTACCATCATGATAACAGGCGAAAATTCCGTAGAGGAGCTGAAACGTCATCACCAGGCGCTAAAGGCCGAAAGGGAAAAGgcaaaaatggagtcgattgACTCCACCCTCTCCCCTGATCTTCTTCGATTGGCCAATCAAGCAAGAGACAAAGGGGCCAGCTCTTGGCTTAACGCGATCCCCCTCAAAGATCAAGGTCTAGCTCTTAACAAGCAAGAATTCAGAGACTCTCTGCGGCTACGTTACAACTTGCCTCTCACCGACCTACCAGCCCAGTGCGTTTGTGGGGATAGATTCAATGTTGGCCACGCCCTCTCTTGTAAAAAAGGAGGGTTTGTGGCACAAAGGCATGATGGTGTACGAAACCTACTGACATCATTCATCACCAAAGTTTGTAAGAATGTGGAGGCGGAGCCACGCCTCTTACCTCTTGACAACGAACGGATGCATCTTAGAAGCGCAGTTACCAGCTCAGAGGCACGTTTAGACATCAAGGCGGGAGATTTCTGGTCTAGAGGAGTTACAGCATTTTTCGACGTCAGGGTCACGCATGTTAACTCCAAATGTAACCAGAGCAAGCCGACAACCGAAGTCTTTAAAGACCAAGAAGAGGAGAAAAAGCGGAAATATCAGCAACGAGTGCTTGAGGTCGAGATGGGATCCTTTACACCCTTGGTTTTCGGAACGAACGGTGGGATGAGAAGTGAGTGCCAACGATTTCTTAAGCACTTAGCAGACAAGTTAGTACAGAAGGACGGTGAGCCCTATAACAACGTCATTAATTGGCTCAGAACTGTCATctcatttgaactcttaagatcagTACATGCGTGCGTAAGAGGGTCCCGAGTACCTTTCCGGAATATAGGAGACTCTCTTGACGATTGCCGGATTAATGTCGCCACCGCcggcatttaa